The DNA window TCTCCGACCTCGCGCTGATCTGCGCCGGCATCGCCGGCCTCGGCGCCGTGATCAACGCGCAGCCCGGCCTGGTCACCGCGATCTGCTGGGTCGGCGCCGCCTTCCTGCTCGGTTACGCCGCGCTCGCCGCCCGCCGGGCCCTGCGCCCGCAGCGGCTGGAGACCACCGGCCAGGCGCCCGCCACCCTCCGCGCGACGCTGCTCACCTGCCTGGCGCTCACCTACCTCAACCCGCACGTCTACCTGGACACCGTGCTGCTGCTCGGCTCGGTGGCGCAACAGCATCCGCACCGCTGGCTGTTCGGCATCGGCGCCGCCACCGCCAGCCTGCTCTGGTTCGTCGCGCTCGGCGCCGGCGCACACCGGCTTGCGCCCCTGCTGGCCCGGCCGTCCGCCTGGCGGGTGCTGGACGGCCTGATCGCCACGGTGATGACCGCCCTGGGAATCACGCTGATCGTGCAAGCTTGACTCTCCAGCAGGTCGAGACACCAGGGTCGGACACCGTGAGCGAGACACGAGGCATCGGCGACGCGGCGCGGGCGAGTGGTCTGAGCGTCAGCGCGCTGCGCTACTACGACGGCGCGGGCGTGCTGGTCCCGGCCGTCGTGGATCCGGTGACCGGCTACCGGCGGTACACCGCCGAACAGATCACCGCGGCCCGGCTCATCGCCGGGTTGCGGCGGGTGGGCATGCCGGTCGCGGACATCGCGCAGGCGGTCCAAAACC is part of the Actinoplanes missouriensis 431 genome and encodes:
- a CDS encoding LysE/ArgO family amino acid transporter, giving the protein MLTSALAGFAASAVLIIAIGAQNAFVLRQGLRREHVLPVVLTCAFSDLALICAGIAGLGAVINAQPGLVTAICWVGAAFLLGYAALAARRALRPQRLETTGQAPATLRATLLTCLALTYLNPHVYLDTVLLLGSVAQQHPHRWLFGIGAATASLLWFVALGAGAHRLAPLLARPSAWRVLDGLIATVMTALGITLIVQA